A part of Acomys russatus chromosome 21, mAcoRus1.1, whole genome shotgun sequence genomic DNA contains:
- the Zbtb24 gene encoding zinc finger and BTB domain-containing protein 24 isoform X1, which translates to MAEATPEPCGQLVVHSDTHGDTVLASLEDQRKKGFLCDITLIVENVHFRAHKALLAASSEYFSMMFAEEGEIGQSIYMLEGMVADTFGVLLEFIYTGYLHACEKTTEQILATAQFLKVYDLVKAYTDFQNNHSSPKKPPALTSTGTPSVVISNRKTEPVKRKRGRPRKGSSWQEGESGLAAEGEIQLRVNNSVQNRRNSVVKEKGGVKVSEQTGKDSEPAGEPGGVEEVPAEKDENCDPKARGGEDTHSRYSKRRIRRSVKLKDYKLIGDEEDQGAAKRIRGRKKCSAGAEARCKDCGRVFKYSHFLATHQRRHTGERPFKCNECGKGFAQKHSLQVHTRMHTGERPYTCTVCSKALTTKHSLLEHMSLHSGQKSFTCDQCGKYFSQKRQLKSHYRVHTGHSLPECNHCHRKFMDVSQLKKHLRTHTGEKPFTCEICGKSFTAKSSLQTHIRIHRGEKPYSCSICGKCFSDSSAKRRHCILHTGKKPFSCPECSLQFARLDNLKAHLKIHSKEKHVSDPSSVPGSNADEVRNILQLQPYQLSTSGEQEIQLLVTDSVHNINFMPGPSQGVSIVATAESSQNMSTDAAANLTLLTQQPEQLQSLILSSQQEQTEHIQSLGMIGSQMESSQTEPVHVITLSKETLEHLHAQQEQTEALRLAARASDPAQHLQLTQEPDPPLPTPLGQEQS; encoded by the exons ATGGCAGAGGCAACACCAGAGCCTTGCGGGCAGCTTGTTGTACACTCAGACACTCACGGTGACACTGTCCTGGCTAGTCTTGAAGATCAGAGGAAGAAAGGCTTTCTTTGTGATATCACGTTAATCGTGGAGAATGTGCACTTCCGAGCCCACAAGGCCTTACTTGCTGCCAGTAGCGAGTATTTCTCAATGATGTTTGCCGAGGAAGGAGAGATTGGCCAGTCCATTTATATGctggaaggcatggtggcagacacgtTCGGCGTCCTGCTGGAATTTATCTATACGGGTTATCTacatgcttgtgagaaaactacCGAACAGATCCTGGCTACGGCGCAGTTCTTAAAAGTCTACGATCTGGTAAAGGCTTACACAGACTTCCAGAATAACCATAGCTCCCCGAAGAAGCCACCGGCGTTGACCAGCACTGGCACGCCGTCAGTCGTTATTTCTAATAGGAAGACCGAGCCTGTGAAACGGAAGCGGGGAAGGCCAAGAAAAGGCAGCAGTTGGCAGGAGGGAGAATCAGGACTAGCCGCAGAGGGCGAGATTCAGCTAAGAGTGAACAACTCCGTTCAGAATAGACGGAACTCTGTGGTTAAGGAAAAAGGCGGTGTCAAAGTGAGTGAACAGACGGGAAAGGACTCGGAGCCCGCCGGTGAGCCCGGTGGAGTGGAGGAGGTGCCCGCTGAAAAAGATGAGAACTGTGACCCCAAGGCTCGGGGTGGAGAGGACACCCACAGTAGGTACAGCAAGCGGAGGATTCGGAGGTCTGTCAAGCTTAAAGATTACAAACTTATCGGCGATGAAGAGGACCAGGGCGCAGCCAAGAGGATACGCGGAAGAAAAAAGTGCTCGGCTGGGGCTGAGGCCCGGTGCAAAGACTGCGGCAGAGTCTTTAAGTACAGCCACTTTCTAGCAACCCACCAGAGACGCCACACTG GGGAACGCCCCTTCAAATGTAATGAGTGCGGAAAGGGCTTTGCCCAGAAGCACTCCTTGCAGGTCCACACCAGGATGCATACAGGGGAGCGGCCGTACACGTGCACCGTGTGCAGCAAGGCGCTGACCACCAAGCACTCACTGCTGGAGCACATGAGCCTGCACTCAG GGCAGAAGTCTTTTACCTGTGATCAGTGTGGAAAATACTTCAGCCAGAAAAGACAGCTAAAGAGCCATTATCGGGTCCATACAG GCCACTCCCTGCCAGAATGCAACCACTGCCATAGAAAATTTATGGACGTGTCTCAACTAAAGAAACATCTGCGAACGCACACAG gcgaGAAGCCATTTACTTGTGAAATCTGTGGAAAATCTTTCACAGCAAAGAGTTCCCTTCAGACCCACATCAGAATCCACCG AGGAGAGAAACCATATTCCTGCAGCATCTGTGGCAAATGCTTCTCTGACTCCAGTGCCAAAAGAAGACACTGTATCCTACATACGGGCAAAAAGCCTTTCTCCTGCCCTGAGTGTAGCTTACAGTTTGCTCGCTTGGACAATTTGAAGGCTCACTTGAAAATCCACAGCAAAGAGAAACACGTATCAGATCCCAGCAGTGTTCCTGGCAGTAATGCTGACGAGGTCCGGAACATTCTTCAGCTGCAGCCATACCAGCTCTCCACCTCAGGGGAACAGGAGATTCAGCTTCTTGTAACTGACTCTGTGCATAACATTAACTTCATGCCAGGTCCCAGCCAGGGCGTCAGCATCGTCGCCACAGCTGAGAGCTCTCAGAACATGTCCACAGACGCGGCTGCTAACCTCACCCTGCTCACACAGCAGCCAGAGCAACTGCAGAGCCTGATTCTCTCCTCTCAGCAGGAGCAAACAGAGCACATTCAGAGCCTGGGTATGATTGGCAGCCAGATGGAGTCCTCACAGACAGAGCCAGTGCACGTTATCACACTTTCCAAGGAAACTCTGGAGCATCTCCACGCCCAGCAAGAGCAAACAGAGGCTCTGCGTTTAGCAGCCAGGGCTTCAGATCCAGCTCAGCACCTGCAGCTGACCCAGGAGCCggacccacccctccccaccccactaggCCAGGAGCAGAGCTGA
- the Zbtb24 gene encoding zinc finger and BTB domain-containing protein 24 isoform X2 has product MAEATPEPCGQLVVHSDTHGDTVLASLEDQRKKGFLCDITLIVENVHFRAHKALLAASSEYFSMMFAEEGEIGQSIYMLEGMVADTFGVLLEFIYTGYLHACEKTTEQILATAQFLKVYDLVKAYTDFQNNHSSPKKPPALTSTGTPSVVISNRKTEPVKRKRGRPRKGSSWQEGESGLAAEGEIQLRVNNSVQNRRNSVVKEKGGVKVSEQTGKDSEPAGEPGGVEEVPAEKDENCDPKARGGEDTHSRYSKRRIRRSVKLKDYKLIGDEEDQGAAKRIRGRKKCSAGAEARCKDCGRVFKYSHFLATHQRRHTGERPFKCNECGKGFAQKHSLQVHTRMHTGERPYTCTVCSKALTTKHSLLEHMSLHSGQKSFTCDQCGKYFSQKRQLKSHYRVHTGHSLPECNHCHRKFMDVSQLKKHLRTHTEERNHIPAASVANASLTPVPKEDTVSYIRAKSLSPALSVAYSLLAWTI; this is encoded by the exons ATGGCAGAGGCAACACCAGAGCCTTGCGGGCAGCTTGTTGTACACTCAGACACTCACGGTGACACTGTCCTGGCTAGTCTTGAAGATCAGAGGAAGAAAGGCTTTCTTTGTGATATCACGTTAATCGTGGAGAATGTGCACTTCCGAGCCCACAAGGCCTTACTTGCTGCCAGTAGCGAGTATTTCTCAATGATGTTTGCCGAGGAAGGAGAGATTGGCCAGTCCATTTATATGctggaaggcatggtggcagacacgtTCGGCGTCCTGCTGGAATTTATCTATACGGGTTATCTacatgcttgtgagaaaactacCGAACAGATCCTGGCTACGGCGCAGTTCTTAAAAGTCTACGATCTGGTAAAGGCTTACACAGACTTCCAGAATAACCATAGCTCCCCGAAGAAGCCACCGGCGTTGACCAGCACTGGCACGCCGTCAGTCGTTATTTCTAATAGGAAGACCGAGCCTGTGAAACGGAAGCGGGGAAGGCCAAGAAAAGGCAGCAGTTGGCAGGAGGGAGAATCAGGACTAGCCGCAGAGGGCGAGATTCAGCTAAGAGTGAACAACTCCGTTCAGAATAGACGGAACTCTGTGGTTAAGGAAAAAGGCGGTGTCAAAGTGAGTGAACAGACGGGAAAGGACTCGGAGCCCGCCGGTGAGCCCGGTGGAGTGGAGGAGGTGCCCGCTGAAAAAGATGAGAACTGTGACCCCAAGGCTCGGGGTGGAGAGGACACCCACAGTAGGTACAGCAAGCGGAGGATTCGGAGGTCTGTCAAGCTTAAAGATTACAAACTTATCGGCGATGAAGAGGACCAGGGCGCAGCCAAGAGGATACGCGGAAGAAAAAAGTGCTCGGCTGGGGCTGAGGCCCGGTGCAAAGACTGCGGCAGAGTCTTTAAGTACAGCCACTTTCTAGCAACCCACCAGAGACGCCACACTG GGGAACGCCCCTTCAAATGTAATGAGTGCGGAAAGGGCTTTGCCCAGAAGCACTCCTTGCAGGTCCACACCAGGATGCATACAGGGGAGCGGCCGTACACGTGCACCGTGTGCAGCAAGGCGCTGACCACCAAGCACTCACTGCTGGAGCACATGAGCCTGCACTCAG GGCAGAAGTCTTTTACCTGTGATCAGTGTGGAAAATACTTCAGCCAGAAAAGACAGCTAAAGAGCCATTATCGGGTCCATACAG GCCACTCCCTGCCAGAATGCAACCACTGCCATAGAAAATTTATGGACGTGTCTCAACTAAAGAAACATCTGCGAACGCACACAG AGGAGAGAAACCATATTCCTGCAGCATCTGTGGCAAATGCTTCTCTGACTCCAGTGCCAAAAGAAGACACTGTATCCTACATACGGGCAAAAAGCCTTTCTCCTGCCCTGAGTGTAGCTTACAGTTTGCTCGCTTGGACAATTTGA